Proteins encoded together in one Candidatus Lariskella endosymbiont of Epinotia ramella window:
- a CDS encoding IS982 family transposase, producing the protein MKKDITNLFCFIDDFSNECKKEMDKRSISDGTSVNPTRVPGLYESEIITIIILFQQSPCKNFKFFYNSYLQLYRAEFPLMPSYERFVALMPRVVITLSVLLHTLLSKSSNISYIDSTSISVCHYKRISRNKVFKGIAALGKTTKGWFFGFKLHIIINEKGGLVKVSMSKGNKDDRSQVMIMSNNIKGLLFGDKGYISKSLFLALYKRGLKLVTGLKKGMKNCLLSLEEKIFLRKRSTLETVFDYLKNKLQLEHSRHRSPVNAFIHIIATLIAYQLKDKKPSITNTYHIANP; encoded by the coding sequence ATGAAAAAAGATATCACAAATTTATTTTGTTTCATCGATGATTTTAGCAACGAGTGTAAAAAAGAGATGGATAAAAGATCGATCTCAGATGGCACAAGCGTAAATCCGACTAGAGTACCAGGACTTTATGAGTCTGAAATAATAACAATAATAATACTATTTCAACAATCGCCGTGTAAAAATTTTAAATTTTTCTATAACTCATATTTGCAGTTATATAGAGCAGAATTTCCATTGATGCCAAGTTATGAAAGATTTGTAGCATTAATGCCAAGGGTAGTAATTACATTATCTGTTTTGTTACATACTTTACTTTCTAAAAGTAGCAACATTTCTTATATAGACTCTACCTCCATATCCGTTTGTCACTATAAAAGAATCTCTAGAAACAAAGTATTCAAAGGGATAGCAGCATTAGGAAAGACTACGAAGGGATGGTTTTTTGGTTTTAAGCTGCATATTATCATTAATGAAAAAGGAGGATTAGTAAAAGTATCAATGAGCAAAGGTAACAAAGATGATAGATCGCAAGTTATGATAATGAGTAATAATATCAAAGGACTCTTGTTTGGTGATAAAGGTTATATCTCCAAATCGTTATTTTTAGCTTTATATAAGCGAGGACTCAAATTAGTCACTGGATTAAAAAAAGGGATGAAAAACTGTCTTTTATCTCTAGAAGAAAAAATATTCCTAAGAAAGCGCTCTACCTTAGAAACTGTTTTTGACTATCTAAAAAACAAACTACAACTAGAACATTCAAGGCATAGGTCACCAGTTAATGCTTTTATTCATATAATTGCTACTTTAATTGCTTATCAACTAAAGGATAAAAAACCATCTATTACTAATACATACCATATTGCTAATCCATAA
- a CDS encoding ComEC/Rec2 family competence protein: MYQLLILLVCLYILMMCSKRNVILYCVLAAVLCISIGYLAARFRSDSAFTHMIDTKIDSVLVIGKIENIEVRSRDLRLYLYDLSIDKVEQANSPVKIRINTREKNLALNVGDKIEVRCNILPPPRPMLPWGFDFSRHAYFKQIGAVGYATGKVRVLSKSQRHQNEQQDELYIDDKLNDEALFGEHDVQFKEVEEELYEKLAFGHGIFIELVVFVNKVRAKIVGILSSHMQKRTTGVASGLLVGDASSITDSDFKALRIAGIAHIIAISGMHIVLISTILFMRVFT; this comes from the coding sequence ATGTACCAGCTACTCATACTTTTAGTGTGTTTATATATACTGATGATGTGCTCAAAAAGAAATGTAATTCTTTATTGCGTTCTTGCTGCAGTACTTTGTATATCTATCGGCTATCTAGCTGCAAGATTTAGAAGTGACAGTGCTTTTACACATATGATAGATACAAAGATTGATTCTGTATTAGTGATTGGCAAGATAGAAAATATAGAGGTAAGATCGAGAGATTTGAGATTATATCTTTATGATTTAAGTATAGACAAAGTGGAGCAGGCTAACAGTCCTGTGAAGATCAGGATTAATACAAGGGAGAAAAATTTAGCTCTGAATGTCGGTGATAAAATAGAGGTTAGGTGTAATATATTGCCACCTCCAAGGCCGATGTTACCTTGGGGCTTTGATTTTAGTAGACATGCGTATTTTAAACAAATAGGTGCTGTTGGTTATGCGACTGGTAAAGTTAGAGTGCTGTCTAAGTCACAGAGACATCAAAATGAACAACAAGATGAGCTGTATATAGATGATAAGTTAAATGATGAAGCTTTATTTGGTGAACATGATGTTCAGTTCAAAGAAGTGGAAGAAGAGTTATATGAAAAACTTGCATTTGGACATGGCATTTTTATAGAGTTGGTAGTTTTTGTTAATAAAGTAAGAGCAAAGATTGTTGGCATATTATCCTCACATATGCAAAAAAGAACTACTGGTGTTGCATCTGGGCTTTTAGTTGGAGATGCATCAAGCATAACAGATAGTGATTTTAAAGCTCTCAGAATAGCTGGGATAGCGCATATAATTGCGATCTCAGGTATGCATATCGTACTAATTTCTACAATACTTTTTATGAGAGTTTTCACATAA
- a CDS encoding IS1 family transposase yields the protein MIKAVDRSTRRTVAWVTGNRDTATFQKLYDKVSHLKECHFYTDDWNAFSKVLPKKRHTIGKSGTVSIERDNSNTRHH from the coding sequence ATCATCAAGGCGGTTGATCGTAGCACAAGGAGAACTGTTGCATGGGTTACAGGCAATCGTGATACTGCAACATTCCAAAAGCTCTACGACAAAGTGAGTCATCTGAAAGAATGTCATTTTTATACGGATGATTGGAATGCTTTTTCTAAAGTTTTACCAAAAAAGCGTCATACGATTGGCAAGTCTGGCACAGTATCTATCGAGAGAGATAATAGTAACACGCGACATCATTGA
- a CDS encoding ComEC/Rec2 family competence protein gives MKTLLFISTRFIIIRILVIQARFAAYQHKKSRDIKAESNLNNKNGKYTRIAIFEVVGTYYSDKIAAFISMIGSAMYLVLAGMPVSGQRALVVSYIFLIGIIIDRKPNALNSLCIGASLILLFQPEAIFSPSLQMSLSACLGLIVCYRFLGKFLFINLKQKNYVKRVFFYLLNITVSTLAAGLATAPFIIYHFHQFSTYSVIANLICIPLNDFFIMPLGILSMFLMPLGLEKIAIIPMEFGINIMLYVANLVYILPNSSFYVPSFSNYAIAVMVFGALLISFCRTKVRYLGIPMFVYSIATLFFHEQPSILISESGKLFAVRDKNEVLFSSGVKERYIRNIWMNELGVESLKTLAKSKIEGCNADICKYTKDSIRAVIVSKLDSLKEECEAVDLFVNLADKNFVCSSAKRSINLSDLNQKGAHLVKISGTEMVIVNVEDERVFK, from the coding sequence GTGAAAACTCTCCTTTTTATAAGCACAAGGTTTATAATTATCAGAATACTTGTGATACAAGCAAGGTTTGCAGCTTATCAGCATAAAAAATCTAGAGATATAAAAGCAGAAAGCAATTTAAATAATAAAAATGGCAAATATACAAGAATAGCAATTTTTGAAGTAGTAGGTACATATTATAGTGATAAAATAGCAGCGTTCATTTCAATGATTGGTTCTGCTATGTATCTTGTGCTTGCTGGAATGCCTGTTTCTGGGCAGCGTGCATTGGTTGTTTCTTACATATTTCTAATTGGTATTATCATAGATAGAAAGCCAAACGCGTTAAATTCACTATGTATAGGTGCTTCTTTAATATTATTATTTCAACCAGAAGCTATTTTTAGTCCGAGCTTGCAGATGTCGCTTAGTGCCTGTCTTGGTCTAATAGTATGTTACAGGTTTCTTGGTAAGTTTTTATTTATTAACTTGAAGCAAAAAAATTATGTAAAAAGAGTATTCTTCTATTTGCTTAATATTACAGTTTCTACTCTTGCTGCAGGTCTTGCAACTGCGCCATTTATAATATATCACTTTCACCAATTTTCTACATATAGTGTTATTGCAAATCTAATTTGTATTCCATTAAATGACTTTTTTATAATGCCACTTGGAATTTTATCTATGTTTTTAATGCCGCTTGGGCTTGAGAAAATTGCTATAATCCCGATGGAGTTTGGTATTAACATAATGCTATATGTTGCGAATTTAGTTTATATTCTACCAAATTCGTCATTTTATGTGCCTAGTTTTAGCAATTATGCTATTGCAGTAATGGTTTTTGGCGCTTTGCTTATATCATTTTGTAGAACTAAAGTTCGGTATTTAGGTATTCCGATGTTTGTATATTCTATCGCCACGCTTTTTTTTCACGAGCAGCCTTCTATATTAATTAGTGAATCTGGGAAGTTATTTGCAGTTAGAGATAAGAATGAAGTGTTGTTTTCAAGTGGTGTTAAAGAGAGATATATAAGAAATATATGGATGAATGAGCTTGGAGTAGAATCACTCAAAACACTTGCAAAATCAAAAATAGAAGGCTGCAATGCTGATATTTGTAAATATACCAAAGATAGTATTAGAGCTGTTATAGTAAGCAAACTTGATAGTTTGAAAGAGGAATGTGAAGCTGTAGATTTATTTGTAAACCTTGCAGATAAGAATTTTGTCTGCAGTAGTGCGAAAAGAAGTATAAATCTATCAGATTTGAATCAAAAAGGTGCGCATTTAGTGAAAATTTCTGGCACTGAGATGGTGATAGTAAATGTGGAGGATGAGAGAGTTTTTAAATAA